The genomic DNA TGGTGTTGGGTGCAATGTTCGTGTTCATGGGGGTTCCTCGATTACAACATAGGTGGTCGCAGCGCAATGCGTCTGTTACCCACTCTGCCCAGAGAAACCGGACAGACTGTTGCGAACTCAATGTCAAGGACAAGCAGCCCTAACTTCAATAAAGTTCACAATTGTTTACATCTTGACACAAGATCTAGGAATTCTCCAGGCCCTATAGATAGAGATTGCCGGATACTTGAAGATTCAACATCAACCTACCTGCCTAGTCCCCATGATGGAGTTGGAGTCGGAATTATTCAGATGTCTCAGATCGTTGTTAATGCCTCCTTTGTATCCAAGCGTCCCACGGGACTTAGCATCTACACCCGCAACGTCGTACCCCACTTGAGCGACCTGCAGCCCATGGTGCTGACTCCGGAAGCGATCGCTCCCCATGATGCCCATCCCCAAGTGCCGCCCACCATGACCCCCGACCAAGGCTCCCGAGGTCATGCCCGCCGCTTGGTCTGGACTCAAACCCGCCTCTTGGACATCTATCGCCAAAGCCATGCCCCCCTCCTGTTCACGCCGGTACCTGAAGCGCCTTTGTTCGCCCAATGTCGCTATGTGGTTACGGTACACGACCTGATTCCCCTACGATTTCCCAAACGCTGGTCGCCGCTCACGCCCTACTTTCGCCACTACGTGCCCGCCGTGCTGCGCCAGGCCCAGCATATTGTGTGCAACTCCCACACCACCGCTCGGGATGTCTGCGATCGCTTCTCGATCCCCGCCCAGCGCCTCACCCCCATTCCCCTGGCCTGCGATACCGATCATTTCCGCTTCCTAGACCTACCAACCCAGCCCTATTTCCTCTACATCGGCCGCTATGACCCCTACAAAAATCTAGGGCGAGTAGTGGCGGCTTTGGGCGCAATGCCGCGATCGCTTGCCTGTGAGCTATGGATTGCCGGTAGTCCGGATGACCGCTACCAGCCGGCCCTGCAGCAACAGGCCGACGAGCTTGGGGTGGGCGATCGCCTGCGCTGGCTCGACTATGTGCCCTACGATCACTTGCCAATTTTGCTGAACCAAGCGATCGCCCTGGTTTTTCCCAGCCTCTGGGAGGGGTTTGGTTTACCCGTCCTAGAAGCTATGGCCTGCGGAACACCGGTGATTACCTCCAACCTGTCGTCCCTGCCCGAGGTGGCCGGCGATGCAGCGCTGCTGGTGGATCCCTACGATACAAGAGCGATCGCTCAGGCCATGCAGACCATGGTGAGCGATGACCAAACGCGATCGCAGTTGCGCCAGGCCGGTCTGGCCCGGGCCCAGCTCTTTAGCTGGGAAAAAACCGGTGCAGCTACCCAAGCCATTCTGCGCGACTGTTTAGACCATTTAACCTAAGGTTGGCGGGCCGTATAACTACCGTTCCATGCCGATCCTGATCAAGAAATGCCCATAGTTTCCCGGAGGCGATGGATCTGACAGTGAAGCTAGGTTAAGAACGTAACTGGCACACTAGCACTGGCACAGCATTCGTAGTCTGGAACACAGTTTCAGCCACCACGGATCGATAAAGTCAGTCTCTAATTGCTAGATCCAGGGAGCGATCGCCGAGAAGTTGATGGAAAGCTGTTGTTTCAGTCAGCGAGTTTTGTATCAACGTTAGAATCGAAGCGAAATCCAATTCCTAGACGCAAGAGAGGAACGATATGACGAGCGCAGTTCAAGCGTCCTTCAGTCGTGAACAAGTCACGGTTTGGTTACGAGGTCTACTCAGCGTAGCTTGGGCCGATGGCGACTTTGATGAACACGAAAAAGACATGATTGCCAGCCTCACCCAAGATGAGATAGCCCCTGATGCTAATCTCACCACCCTCGAACCTATCTCTGCGGTAGATCTGGCAAACACTCTCGGTGCCGACAAGAACCTTGCTGAAAATTTCCTGAGGACCGCCGTGATGGTGGCGATCGCCGATGGGGTCTACTCGCCCCCCGAAGATGCCCTCCTTCACGAATTTTGTCACGAGTTGGGTTTATCAGACGATATGTTGAAATCGCTACGCCTTACCCTAGAAGCCCCAGCCCCTACCTTC from Candidatus Obscuribacterales bacterium includes the following:
- a CDS encoding Mo-dependent nitrogenase C-terminal domain-containing protein gives rise to the protein MTSAVQASFSREQVTVWLRGLLSVAWADGDFDEHEKDMIASLTQDEIAPDANLTTLEPISAVDLANTLGADKNLAENFLRTAVMVAIADGVYSPPEDALLHEFCHELGLSDDMLKSLRLTLEAPAPTFTSVEAGAATSLTPPPIKPGLKPLRPVQDWLDQLDIHDPSVARFLCKMIPPQCPFERDVKVFGRKVVHIPPLCKLNPLYEQLVGLRFRALSFLADDCGEDISPFI
- a CDS encoding glycosyltransferase family 1 protein, which encodes MSQIVVNASFVSKRPTGLSIYTRNVVPHLSDLQPMVLTPEAIAPHDAHPQVPPTMTPDQGSRGHARRLVWTQTRLLDIYRQSHAPLLFTPVPEAPLFAQCRYVVTVHDLIPLRFPKRWSPLTPYFRHYVPAVLRQAQHIVCNSHTTARDVCDRFSIPAQRLTPIPLACDTDHFRFLDLPTQPYFLYIGRYDPYKNLGRVVAALGAMPRSLACELWIAGSPDDRYQPALQQQADELGVGDRLRWLDYVPYDHLPILLNQAIALVFPSLWEGFGLPVLEAMACGTPVITSNLSSLPEVAGDAALLVDPYDTRAIAQAMQTMVSDDQTRSQLRQAGLARAQLFSWEKTGAATQAILRDCLDHLT